GATGACGCGTTCGATGCGTCCATGACGCGCTGGGGCCGCGGCTACACCGACGGAATGACGCGACTGCGTACGCGCTTCGGCATCAGCCTCTGACTCGGGGGAGCTTGAGGTGCAGCCGTTCAAGTTCCAGCATGGGACGGACGCTTGGAAGGCCGACAGCGTCCTGCATGTCTACGGGATCGTCGATCTCGTCGACCCTCGCCACGAGCCTTTGATCACCCTCTTGACCAAGGCGACCGAGGTCCTGCTCGACGCGGGTTTCCCGGTATGCCCGGTGGAGCCGCAGTGGCTCCACATCACGCTCGATCAACTGTCAGGCCGCCCCGCATCGGCCGTGCCCCAAGAGGAACGAGAGGCCTTGGTCGAAGCCCTGAACCGGCGCCTGTCCGACGTCGCGCCGCTCGACGTCGTCGTGGGGTCCATGCTGGCGTACCACTCCGGCGTGATCGGGGACTTGCATCCCGATGAGGAGATCGCTGCTCTGCACACCGCAGTGCGCAGCACTATCCGGAGCGTCTGCGGGGAAGCCGCCACCCGATACCTCTGGGGAGTGCAACACCTGACGGCGGCCTACGCCTACGACCACGCCGACTCCGACGCGGCTCAGCGTCTGCTGCGACGCGTCCGGCCGAGCCACGCTCACCTGCACATCTCCGCTGTCCACCTGGTGGACGTCACCGCGACGACCACCGAGCAGTCGAAAACCATTACCTGGGAACACCTAGCTGAGATCCCGCTCGGTGGATAAAGCCCAGCACACCTAGCGGCCTGCGCGTAGCGCCCGTCCCAGGAAGTCGTTCGGGCGGGTGCCGGGGTGGTGCACGACGGCAGCGAAGACCGTGCGCCCGCCTGCGTCGAACCGCAGCGCCTTCGCACGCCGAGGCCGGATGATGTGCGGCCGGGTGCCGTACAGCACGAACAGCGTCGCGGGGTGGTCGCAGACGATGACGCCTTCCAGGCCCCGGGCGCCGGGCTGCACCTTCCAGTCGATGTAGGAACCCATCCGGCCGGGGGCCTCGCGGCGGGCGATGTCGGCGACACGGCGGGTCCGGCGCGCGAGGATGCGTTCGGCGATGCCTCCCCGGGCGTTCAGGGCTCGGGCGAGGCGGCCCTGCTCGATGCGCATCTCGACGGTCACACCGACTCCTCACCGGGGCAGGGCGCGCAGCCGGGCAGCGCGACCAGGACGCGCTGCTCGATGCCGACGCATCCGCCCTGCGGGCCGATCGTCTTCTGCTGGCTCATGACGAATTTCCGGCCCCGGCGCCGGCCGGGCTGGGTGCCGCGCAGGCAGCAGTACAGCCCGTTGTAGACGGTGACCGCGTCGACGTGCAGGACCCGCGCCGCCTGGTCCAGCTCGTCGCACGAGGGCGGGCATCCCTGCTCGTCCGGGGTCGGGGCGCAGCGCAGCAGCGTCACCGCCAGCTCGGCCGCGGTGGTCGTCGGCAGCGGGCAGTTCCGCATGCCCATCACGGTGCGGTCCTCGTTCGGGAACGGGTTCGTGGGGAACAGGCGGATCAGGTTCACAGAGAGCTGGCCGCCGTCGCCCTTGCCGTCGCACGGGTCGTCGCACGAGTCCCACGCCACGAGCCCGGGGACGACGCACGCGCGGCACGGGCATCCGGGCTGCCCGTCGACCTGCTGCGCGGTGTCTTGCAGCGCGGCGCAGATGCAGCCGAGGATCGTCTCGGTCAGGTCGTGCACGTCCAGCGGGTTCAGCGGCATCAGCGGGGCCTCCTCGTCACGGCCAGGTCGTCACGCGAGGGCGCCGAAAGTCCGGCGAGTACACGCGACTTGCGGAGGCGAGCCGGCCGGGGTTCACGGCTGCGAGCCACGCGTCGGCCATGGGCAGCCCGGTGCGGCCCTCGCTGTAGATGACCGTCGGGTCGGCGAACTCCATCTCGAAGCCCTGCCGGTTCAGGCGGGAGACGTTCTTGTTGCCCTTGCAGCCACAGGAGCCGCCGCCGCAGCCCTTGATGTAGTGGCACGTCAGCTCGGAGACGGCGGCGATGGCGGCCTCGTCGAGCGGCAGCCCGGTCCGGTACGTCACCGTGAACGTCCCCGGGGTGCTGGGCGGCGCGGCCATGTCCTGGCAAGAGGGCCAGCACTCGCCGTCGGTGCGTACGAGCATCCCCGGCGCGTCCACTCGGTAGCCGCCGATCACGTCGTTGTCGGGGTCGGGCCGGGCCAGTACCTCGCCGTCGATGTCGACGCTGACGATGTCGTAGACGGGGCCGGGCAGGTACACCTCGCACAGTTCCCCGCACGAGCAGCCCGACGAGCAGCCGCACACGGACGCGTTGCGCCATTGCCCGTCGACGCCTTTGTACGGCACCCACGGCCCGTACGAGTTCCAGCGAATGCCGAAGGCGTAGTCGTCCAGGCATGACCGGCGGCACGGTCGCACCGAGACGGGGCAGGAAGGTCCCCAGCGCATGCCGGACAGGCGCCACAGCATGATGGTGGCGACTTTCGTCCACCGTTCGATCACTTCTGTCTGGGTGTCGTCGGGCAGGTCGCAGCACGACAGGTCGACCGGCCAGGGGTCACACGGCGCAGTGGAGAGCATCAGCGGCCTCCGGCTTCGTACCGGCAGGCCCGGGGGAACGAGCGGCGGATGTGGGCGCCGACGTAGCCGTGCGCAAAGGTGTCGGGCATGGTCGACAGGAACGCCGACTCTTGGTCGAAGCGGGGGCTGCGGTTGAGCATCTTCACGTCGCGGATCTCGTCCCCGCCGAGCCCGGCGAGGTTGCCGTACAGGGTCCGCTTGTGCACGACGGTCAAGTGCCGACCGACGTCGAGGGCCTTGAGCATCTGGTCCTTCGCGACCGGCAGCGGCACATGCAGCTCGTACGACATCGGGTTCTCGTGCCCCAGGGAGACCAGCAGGTCGCGGGTCTCCCGTAGTCCGGCCAAGTACCGGCCCGATGCGCGGCTCGCGTAGTACGCCTCCACGCGGGATACCGGCCCTCGGTGCAGCACTGGCATCCCGTCAGGCTGCGGCGTCATGACGAAGAAGTCGTCGTTGCACAGTAGGAACACATCGGAGACGTCACCCGACGAGCAGGCGGCGCGCACCGCCGCCGTGGTGTTCTGGTACTTCGTGCCGTTCTGCCGGGTCGGGATGTGCTTCACCCCGCGAACCCACGTCGGCTTGTGGCCGACGATCCACACGTGCCGATGCGGGAGATTTGCCGCCCAGGATCGCAGCGCGAACCGCAACTGCTCGTTGGTGGCGCCGACCCGCACCGGCACGACGATGTCGACCTCGGGTGTGGTCATGGCCGGCTCAGGACGGAGAGGCGTCGCACAGGACCGGCGTGTACTCGCACACCGGCTCAGGCGGGGCCACGGTCGTTACGAATGTCCGCCGGTGGCACGCCCCTCCGAGTGGCGTGAGCAGCGGCCCGGGCGTGCCGGCCGCGTCGATCGGCATGATGTCGTACGGGCCAGTTCCCCAGCCGCCCCCGGCCCGCGTGGCACCGTTCAGGACGAGGGACACGGCCTCGTTGCCAACCTCCAGGTCTCCGAGCTGACCGTTGGTTACCCACGGCATCAGGAAGTAGATCCAGGCGCCGTCACCGGCCGCGTCCGGATCGCACACATCCTCGCCGAGGACTTCGGCCCACAGCTCCAGCGCGAAGCCCGAGTTGCACTGGACCGAGCAGTCGTCGTAGCCGATCGGCTTCCCGTCGTAGCCGTACACCACGGGGTTGCCCGTCGTGATCTCCACGAACTCGGGGCTGACGGAGAAGAAGTTCAGCTCGATGTCGTAGCCGTTGAACGTGGGGCAGCCGCGCTTGAATCCGCACTGGCGGCCGTTCGCCGCGGTGTACGCGACGTCTTCGCCTTCCTCGACGT
This is a stretch of genomic DNA from Streptomyces sp. NA04227. It encodes these proteins:
- a CDS encoding 2'-5' RNA ligase family protein encodes the protein MQPFKFQHGTDAWKADSVLHVYGIVDLVDPRHEPLITLLTKATEVLLDAGFPVCPVEPQWLHITLDQLSGRPASAVPQEEREALVEALNRRLSDVAPLDVVVGSMLAYHSGVIGDLHPDEEIAALHTAVRSTIRSVCGEAATRYLWGVQHLTAAYAYDHADSDAAQRLLRRVRPSHAHLHISAVHLVDVTATTTEQSKTITWEHLAEIPLGG